The following proteins are co-located in the Phyllostomus discolor isolate MPI-MPIP mPhyDis1 chromosome 1, mPhyDis1.pri.v3, whole genome shotgun sequence genome:
- the TUBGCP4 gene encoding gamma-tubulin complex component 4 isoform X1: MIHELLLALSGYPGSIFTWNKRSGLQVSQDFPFLHPSETSVLNRLCRLGTDYIRFTEFIEQYTGHVQQQDHHPSQQGQGGLYGIYLRAFCTGLDSILQPYRQALLDLEQEFLADPHLSISHVNYSLDQFQLLFPSVMVVVEQIKSQKIHGCQILETVYKHSRGGLPPVRSALEKILAVCHGVMYKQLSAWMLHGLLLDQHEEFFIKQGPSSGNVSAQPEEDEEDLGIGGLTGKQLRELQDLRLIEEENMLAPSLKQFSLRVEILPSYIPVRVAEKILFVGESVQMFENQNVNLTRKGSILKNQEDTFAAELHRLKQQPLFSLVDFEQVVDRIRSTVAEHLWKLMVEESDLLGQLKIIKDFYLLGRGELFQAFIDTAQHMLKTPPTAVTEHDVNVAFQQSAHKVLLDDDNLLPLLHLTIEYHGKEHKDATQARECPSRETSPREAPASGWAALGLSYKVQWPLHILFTPAVLEKYNVVFKYLLSVRRVQAELQHCWALQMQRKHLKSNQTDAVKWRLRNHMAFLVDNLQYYLQVDVLESQFSQLLHQINSTRDFESIRLAHDHFLSNLLAQSFILLKPVFHCLNEILDLCHSFCSLVSQNLGPLDERGAAQLSILVKGFSRQSSLLFKILSSVRNHQINSDLAQLLLRLDYNKYYTQAGGTLGSFGM; the protein is encoded by the exons ATGATCCACGAACTGCTCTTGGCTCTGAGCGGGTACCCAGGGTCTATTTTCACCTGGAACAAGCGCAGTGGCCTTCAG GTGTCACAGGACTTTCCATTTCTCCATCCCAGTGAAACCAGTGTCCTCAATCGACTCTGCCGCCTGGGCACAGACTATATTCGcttcactgagttcattgaacAGTACACAGGCCATGTGCAGCAGCAG GATCACCATCCATCTCAGCAGGGCCAAGGTGGGTTATATGGAATCTATCTAAGGGCCTTCTGCACAGGACTGGACTCAATTTTGCAGCCTTATCGACAAGCACTGCTTGATTTGGAACAAGAg TTCCTGGCTGACCCCCATCTCTCCATATCACATGTCAATTACTCCTTGGATCAG TTTCAGCTCCTTTTCCCCTCTGTGATGGTTGTAGTAGAACAGATTAAAAGTCAGAAG ATTCATGGGTGTCAAATCCTGGAAACAGTATACAAACACAGCCGTGGAGGTTTGCCTCCTGTTCGAAGTGCACTAGAAAA AATCCTGGCTGTGTGTCATGGGGTCATGTATAAGCAGCTCTCAGCCTGGATGCTGCATGGACTCCTCTTGGACCAGCACGAAGAGTTCTTTATCAAACAGGGTCCATCTTCTGGGAATGTCAGTGCCCAGCCagaagaggatgaggaggatCTGGGTATTGGAGGACTGACAGGAAAACAACTGAGAGAACTCCAGGACTTG CGCCTGATCGAGGAAGAGAACATGCTGGCACCATCTCTAAAGCAGTTCTCCCTGCGAGTGGAGATTCTGCCATCCTACATTCCAGTGAGGGTTGCTGAAAAAATCCTGTTTGTTGGAGAATCTGTTCAGATGTTTGAGAATCAAAATGTCAACCTGACTAGAAAAG GATCCATTTTGAAAAACCAGGAGGACACTTTCGCTGCGGAGCTGCATCGTCTCAAGCAGCAGCCGCTCTTCAGCCTGGTGGATTTTGAGCAGGTGGTAGATCGTATTCGTAGCACTGTGGCTGAG CATCTCTGGAAACTGATGGTGGAAGAGTCAGATTTACTGGGTCAGCTGAAG ATCATTAAAGACTTTTACCTTCTGGGACGTGGAGAACTGTTTCAGGCCTTCATTGACACAGCTCAACACATGTTAAAAACACCACCCACTGCAGTAACGGAACATG ATGTGAATGTGGCCTTCCAACAGTCAGCACACAAGGTGTTGCTAGATGATGACAATCTTCTCCCTCTGTTGCACTTGACAATTGAGTACCATGGAAAGGAGCATAAAG ATGCTACTCAGGCCAGAGAATGTCCTTCCCGGGAAACTTCTCCTCGGGAAGCCCCTGCTTCAGGTTGGGCAGCCCTAGGTCTTTCTTACAAAGTGCAGTGGCCACTGCACATTCTCTTCACCCCTGCTGTCCTGGAAAA GTACAATGTTGTTTTCAAGTACTTACTGAGTGTGCGCCGCGTACAAGCCGAACTGCAGCACTGCTGGGCCCTCCAGATGCAACGCAAACACCTCAAGTCCAACCAGACAGACGCAGTCAAGTGGCGCCTAAGAAACCACATGGCATTCTTGGTGGATAATCTTCAGTACTATCTCCAG GTAGATGTGCTGGAATCTCAGTTCTCACAGCTGCTTCATCAAATCAATTCTACCCGAGACTTTGAAAGCATACGATTGGCTCACGACCACTTCCTGAGCAATTTGCTGGCTCAGTCCTTTATCTTGTTGAAACCT GTGTTTCACTGCCTGAATGAAATTCTGGATCTCTGTCACAGCTTTTGCTCGTTGGTCAGTCAGAACCTCGGCCCACTGGATGAGCGTGGGGCCGCCCAGCTGAGC
- the TUBGCP4 gene encoding gamma-tubulin complex component 4 isoform X2, whose amino-acid sequence MIHELLLALSGYPGSIFTWNKRSGLQVSQDFPFLHPSETSVLNRLCRLGTDYIRFTEFIEQYTGHVQQQDHHPSQQGQGGLYGIYLRAFCTGLDSILQPYRQALLDLEQEFLADPHLSISHVNYSLDQFQLLFPSVMVVVEQIKSQKIHGCQILETVYKHSRGGLPPVRSALEKILAVCHGVMYKQLSAWMLHGLLLDQHEEFFIKQGPSSGNVSAQPEEDEEDLGIGGLTGKQLRELQDLRLIEEENMLAPSLKQFSLRVEILPSYIPVRVAEKILFVGESVQMFENQNVNLTRKGSILKNQEDTFAAELHRLKQQPLFSLVDFEQHLWKLMVEESDLLGQLKIIKDFYLLGRGELFQAFIDTAQHMLKTPPTAVTEHDVNVAFQQSAHKVLLDDDNLLPLLHLTIEYHGKEHKDATQARECPSRETSPREAPASGWAALGLSYKVQWPLHILFTPAVLEKYNVVFKYLLSVRRVQAELQHCWALQMQRKHLKSNQTDAVKWRLRNHMAFLVDNLQYYLQVDVLESQFSQLLHQINSTRDFESIRLAHDHFLSNLLAQSFILLKPVFHCLNEILDLCHSFCSLVSQNLGPLDERGAAQLSILVKGFSRQSSLLFKILSSVRNHQINSDLAQLLLRLDYNKYYTQAGGTLGSFGM is encoded by the exons ATGATCCACGAACTGCTCTTGGCTCTGAGCGGGTACCCAGGGTCTATTTTCACCTGGAACAAGCGCAGTGGCCTTCAG GTGTCACAGGACTTTCCATTTCTCCATCCCAGTGAAACCAGTGTCCTCAATCGACTCTGCCGCCTGGGCACAGACTATATTCGcttcactgagttcattgaacAGTACACAGGCCATGTGCAGCAGCAG GATCACCATCCATCTCAGCAGGGCCAAGGTGGGTTATATGGAATCTATCTAAGGGCCTTCTGCACAGGACTGGACTCAATTTTGCAGCCTTATCGACAAGCACTGCTTGATTTGGAACAAGAg TTCCTGGCTGACCCCCATCTCTCCATATCACATGTCAATTACTCCTTGGATCAG TTTCAGCTCCTTTTCCCCTCTGTGATGGTTGTAGTAGAACAGATTAAAAGTCAGAAG ATTCATGGGTGTCAAATCCTGGAAACAGTATACAAACACAGCCGTGGAGGTTTGCCTCCTGTTCGAAGTGCACTAGAAAA AATCCTGGCTGTGTGTCATGGGGTCATGTATAAGCAGCTCTCAGCCTGGATGCTGCATGGACTCCTCTTGGACCAGCACGAAGAGTTCTTTATCAAACAGGGTCCATCTTCTGGGAATGTCAGTGCCCAGCCagaagaggatgaggaggatCTGGGTATTGGAGGACTGACAGGAAAACAACTGAGAGAACTCCAGGACTTG CGCCTGATCGAGGAAGAGAACATGCTGGCACCATCTCTAAAGCAGTTCTCCCTGCGAGTGGAGATTCTGCCATCCTACATTCCAGTGAGGGTTGCTGAAAAAATCCTGTTTGTTGGAGAATCTGTTCAGATGTTTGAGAATCAAAATGTCAACCTGACTAGAAAAG GATCCATTTTGAAAAACCAGGAGGACACTTTCGCTGCGGAGCTGCATCGTCTCAAGCAGCAGCCGCTCTTCAGCCTGGTGGATTTTGAGCAG CATCTCTGGAAACTGATGGTGGAAGAGTCAGATTTACTGGGTCAGCTGAAG ATCATTAAAGACTTTTACCTTCTGGGACGTGGAGAACTGTTTCAGGCCTTCATTGACACAGCTCAACACATGTTAAAAACACCACCCACTGCAGTAACGGAACATG ATGTGAATGTGGCCTTCCAACAGTCAGCACACAAGGTGTTGCTAGATGATGACAATCTTCTCCCTCTGTTGCACTTGACAATTGAGTACCATGGAAAGGAGCATAAAG ATGCTACTCAGGCCAGAGAATGTCCTTCCCGGGAAACTTCTCCTCGGGAAGCCCCTGCTTCAGGTTGGGCAGCCCTAGGTCTTTCTTACAAAGTGCAGTGGCCACTGCACATTCTCTTCACCCCTGCTGTCCTGGAAAA GTACAATGTTGTTTTCAAGTACTTACTGAGTGTGCGCCGCGTACAAGCCGAACTGCAGCACTGCTGGGCCCTCCAGATGCAACGCAAACACCTCAAGTCCAACCAGACAGACGCAGTCAAGTGGCGCCTAAGAAACCACATGGCATTCTTGGTGGATAATCTTCAGTACTATCTCCAG GTAGATGTGCTGGAATCTCAGTTCTCACAGCTGCTTCATCAAATCAATTCTACCCGAGACTTTGAAAGCATACGATTGGCTCACGACCACTTCCTGAGCAATTTGCTGGCTCAGTCCTTTATCTTGTTGAAACCT GTGTTTCACTGCCTGAATGAAATTCTGGATCTCTGTCACAGCTTTTGCTCGTTGGTCAGTCAGAACCTCGGCCCACTGGATGAGCGTGGGGCCGCCCAGCTGAGC
- the TUBGCP4 gene encoding gamma-tubulin complex component 4 isoform X3: MCSSRITIHLSRAKFLADPHLSISHVNYSLDQFQLLFPSVMVVVEQIKSQKIHGCQILETVYKHSRGGLPPVRSALEKILAVCHGVMYKQLSAWMLHGLLLDQHEEFFIKQGPSSGNVSAQPEEDEEDLGIGGLTGKQLRELQDLRLIEEENMLAPSLKQFSLRVEILPSYIPVRVAEKILFVGESVQMFENQNVNLTRKGSILKNQEDTFAAELHRLKQQPLFSLVDFEQVVDRIRSTVAEHLWKLMVEESDLLGQLKIIKDFYLLGRGELFQAFIDTAQHMLKTPPTAVTEHDVNVAFQQSAHKVLLDDDNLLPLLHLTIEYHGKEHKDATQARECPSRETSPREAPASGWAALGLSYKVQWPLHILFTPAVLEKYNVVFKYLLSVRRVQAELQHCWALQMQRKHLKSNQTDAVKWRLRNHMAFLVDNLQYYLQVDVLESQFSQLLHQINSTRDFESIRLAHDHFLSNLLAQSFILLKPVFHCLNEILDLCHSFCSLVSQNLGPLDERGAAQLSILVKGFSRQSSLLFKILSSVRNHQINSDLAQLLLRLDYNKYYTQAGGTLGSFGM, from the exons ATGTGCAGCAGCAG GATCACCATCCATCTCAGCAGGGCCAAG TTCCTGGCTGACCCCCATCTCTCCATATCACATGTCAATTACTCCTTGGATCAG TTTCAGCTCCTTTTCCCCTCTGTGATGGTTGTAGTAGAACAGATTAAAAGTCAGAAG ATTCATGGGTGTCAAATCCTGGAAACAGTATACAAACACAGCCGTGGAGGTTTGCCTCCTGTTCGAAGTGCACTAGAAAA AATCCTGGCTGTGTGTCATGGGGTCATGTATAAGCAGCTCTCAGCCTGGATGCTGCATGGACTCCTCTTGGACCAGCACGAAGAGTTCTTTATCAAACAGGGTCCATCTTCTGGGAATGTCAGTGCCCAGCCagaagaggatgaggaggatCTGGGTATTGGAGGACTGACAGGAAAACAACTGAGAGAACTCCAGGACTTG CGCCTGATCGAGGAAGAGAACATGCTGGCACCATCTCTAAAGCAGTTCTCCCTGCGAGTGGAGATTCTGCCATCCTACATTCCAGTGAGGGTTGCTGAAAAAATCCTGTTTGTTGGAGAATCTGTTCAGATGTTTGAGAATCAAAATGTCAACCTGACTAGAAAAG GATCCATTTTGAAAAACCAGGAGGACACTTTCGCTGCGGAGCTGCATCGTCTCAAGCAGCAGCCGCTCTTCAGCCTGGTGGATTTTGAGCAGGTGGTAGATCGTATTCGTAGCACTGTGGCTGAG CATCTCTGGAAACTGATGGTGGAAGAGTCAGATTTACTGGGTCAGCTGAAG ATCATTAAAGACTTTTACCTTCTGGGACGTGGAGAACTGTTTCAGGCCTTCATTGACACAGCTCAACACATGTTAAAAACACCACCCACTGCAGTAACGGAACATG ATGTGAATGTGGCCTTCCAACAGTCAGCACACAAGGTGTTGCTAGATGATGACAATCTTCTCCCTCTGTTGCACTTGACAATTGAGTACCATGGAAAGGAGCATAAAG ATGCTACTCAGGCCAGAGAATGTCCTTCCCGGGAAACTTCTCCTCGGGAAGCCCCTGCTTCAGGTTGGGCAGCCCTAGGTCTTTCTTACAAAGTGCAGTGGCCACTGCACATTCTCTTCACCCCTGCTGTCCTGGAAAA GTACAATGTTGTTTTCAAGTACTTACTGAGTGTGCGCCGCGTACAAGCCGAACTGCAGCACTGCTGGGCCCTCCAGATGCAACGCAAACACCTCAAGTCCAACCAGACAGACGCAGTCAAGTGGCGCCTAAGAAACCACATGGCATTCTTGGTGGATAATCTTCAGTACTATCTCCAG GTAGATGTGCTGGAATCTCAGTTCTCACAGCTGCTTCATCAAATCAATTCTACCCGAGACTTTGAAAGCATACGATTGGCTCACGACCACTTCCTGAGCAATTTGCTGGCTCAGTCCTTTATCTTGTTGAAACCT GTGTTTCACTGCCTGAATGAAATTCTGGATCTCTGTCACAGCTTTTGCTCGTTGGTCAGTCAGAACCTCGGCCCACTGGATGAGCGTGGGGCCGCCCAGCTGAGC